The Daucus carota subsp. sativus chromosome 7, DH1 v3.0, whole genome shotgun sequence genome window below encodes:
- the LOC108193581 gene encoding AAA-ATPase At3g50940, whose translation MSSTTESKIETTKAIISTIGTIAATAMVARSIARDYVPPEVQEYFYLGLQRFFRRFSNQLTMVINEYEGIESNEIYDAAVIYLGSKLSPSTRRLKVNKPEHESSISLAMERNEEVVDKFNDVKFTWTWICEKLQQADSYYNRNQMRSSRSEVRYFELSFHFKHKELVVNSYLPFVLKKAEEQKQETKTLKIFTIDSEDSYSLADSWQSVGLDHPATFETLAMEEKLKETVMKDLEMFVQRREKYRKIGKAWKRGYLLYGPPGTGKSSLIAAMANYLKFDIYDLELTDLKRNSELRKLLIATANRSILVVEDIDCNIELQERVSPAKEKKPADEESHREEASKVTLSGFLNFIDGLWSSCGDERIIIFTTNHKEKLDPALLRPGRMDMHIHMSYCTPCGFRLLASNYLGVKDHKLFEEIEELIRTIEVTPAEVAEQLLKSDEPDVSLAGLISFLHAKRKENEEAKAKKETEVAASVAEAEAVGDGEKSDQSQESDKNQK comes from the exons atgtcttcAACTACAGAGTCCAAGATTGAAACCACCAAGGCAATCATCTCCACCATCGGAACAATAGCTGCCACGGCTATGGTGGCACGTAGCATAGCCCGAGACTATGTCCCCCCTGAAGTTCAAGAGTACTTTTATCTCGGCCTCCAGAGGTTTTTCAGACGCTTCTCCAATCAACTCACGATGGTGATCAACGAGTATGAGGGCATCGAAAGCAATGAAATCTACGATGCTGCAGTGATCTACCTAGGATCCAAACTCTCCCCCAGCACACGCAGGCTAAAAGTTAATAAACCAGAGCACGAAAGCAGCATCTCTCTCGCGATGGAGCGTAATGAAGAGGTGGTGGATAAATTCAATGACGTTAAATTCACGTGGACTTGGATTTGCGAAAAATTACAACAAGCCGATTCATACTACAATCGTAACCAAATGAGGTCATCTAGATCAGAAGTCCGATATTTCGAGCTAAGTTTTCATTTTAAGCACAAGGAACTAGTTGTTAATTCTTACTTGCCATTCGTGTTAAAAAAGGCCGAAGAACAAAAACAAGAGACGAAAACTTTAAAGATTTTTACTATTGATTCGGAGGACAGCTATTCATTAGCTGATTCCTGGCAATCAGTTGGGCTTGATCATCCAGCGACTTTCGAGACGCTTGCAATGGAAGAAAAATTGAAGGAGACTGTGATGAAAGATTTGGAGATGTTTGTGCAGAGGAGAGAAAAGTATAGAAAAATTGGGAAGGCGTGGAAAAGAGGGTACTTGTTGTATGGACCTCCCGGGACTGGGAAATCTAGCTTAATTGCCGCGATGgctaattatttgaaatttgatatttatgatttGGAGTTGACGGATTTGAAGCGTAATTCAGAGCTCAGGAAGCTGTTGATTGCTACCGCGAATAGGTCCATTTTGGTTGTGGAGGATATTGATTGCAACATTGAGTTGCAAGAGCGGGTGAGTCCAGCTAAAGAAAAGAAGCCTGCAGACGAAGAATCTCACCGCGAAGAAGCAAGCAAG GTGACACTATCAGGTTTTCTGAATTTTATAGATGGATTATGGTCGAGTTGTGGAGACGAAAGGATCATAATATTTACGACGAATCACAAGGAGAAGCTAGACCCGGCATTGTTACGTCCTGGTAGAATGGACATGCACATTCACATGTCGTATTGCACTCCATGCGGTTTCAGGCTTCTGGCCAGCAATTACTTGGGAGTTAAGGATCATAAACTCTTCGAAGAGATCGAGGAGTTAATTCGGACCATAGAGGTGACTCCAGCTGAAGTAGCTGAACAGCTGCTAAAGAGCGATGAACCTGATGTCTCACTTGCTGGCCTGATCAGTTTTCTTCATGCAAAGAGAAAGGAAAATGAAGAGGCCAAGGCCAAGAAAGAAACAGAGGTGGCTGCATCAGTTGCAGAGGCAGAGGCAGTGGGAGATGGTGAAAAGAGCGATCAGAGTCAAGAATCTGACAAAAATCAGAAATAA